A window from Schistocerca gregaria isolate iqSchGreg1 chromosome 8, iqSchGreg1.2, whole genome shotgun sequence encodes these proteins:
- the LOC126284270 gene encoding uncharacterized protein LOC126284270: MKSSGRSCGLLLLAMAAVSSGRNARDYFEESGFQYFPSRPEDALVFFIANVPPLICESKNGECDGRGHSTFCVDLPRGYSPYTCWFEGNATVDTNLKLIGDSLPYLFTFINGWLRVFTHTKIYCTTSSLLPDEYFQLRVQRPHEDRPVKCRFLHDNGRLYLRFPGYPTIVCQIGTKAGRFDFKLPDIDDPLKCSFRVYSELLLGDTRTEERLYQSLISGLPRRIYGSPPSVVCSHQATSKQTAHFQLLLQSGSTYDCSFPDAVPRHLPQPEDTPRD; the protein is encoded by the coding sequence ATGAAGAGCTCAGGGAGGTCTTGCGGCCTTCTGCTGCTGGCGATGGCCGCCGTCTCGAGCGGCCGCAACGCTCGAGATTACTTCGAGGAGTCAGGATTCCAGTATTTCCCTTCTAGGCCTGAGGACGCCCTAGTCTTTTTCATAGCGAATGTTCCACCCCTCATTTGTGAGTCGAAGAATGGCGAATGTGACGGCCGAGGCCACTCGACCTTTTGTGTCGATCTCCCGCGCGGGTACTCGCCCTACACGTGCTGGTTCGAAGGAAATGCAACGGTAGATACCAATTTGAAACTGATAGGAGACAGTCTTCCTTACCTTTTCACTTTCATAAACGGATGGTTAAGAGTTTTTACTCACACCAAAATTTACTGCACAACCAGTTCACTGTTACCAGACGAATATTTTCAACTGAGAGTACAGCGCCCTCATGAGGATCGTCCAGTGAAATGTCGTTTTCTACATGACAATGGAAGGTTGTACCTCAGATTTCCAGGATACCCCACCATCGTTTGCCAAATTGGTACTAAAGCAGGGCGCTTTGATTTTAAGCTGCCCGATATTGATGACCCACTCAAATGCTCGTTCCGGGTGTATTCAGAGTTGCTTCTAGGGGACACACGCACAGAGGAACGCCTCTATCAGTCTCTGATTAGCGGGCTTCCCAGGCGCATATATGGAAGTCCCCCAAGTGTCGTGTGTTCCCACCAAGCAACCTCAAAACAGACGGCGCACTTTCAGCTACTGTTGCAGAGTGGCTCCACTTACGACTGCAGTTTCCCAGACGCTGTTCCTCGGCATCTG